Proteins encoded within one genomic window of bacterium:
- a CDS encoding class I SAM-dependent methyltransferase: MKNSTDYKKDTLDAYRTPERALEYKNFHTKDWSWGRFVTWLEHKKIARELSRYTWTSSDQLLDIPCGTGILGELLHNFPFKIVASDISPEMMAMAKEEYPQGRLLSCTQADITKTPFARSSFACVVTLGFLHRVPLDIKRAALKEIAALTSKLAIVTCSVDTPLQRFKHFVLSRIKRNHVPAPCPMPLNQIAAECELHGFKVKSAAMVLPLLSADAVFVLEKKT; encoded by the coding sequence ATGAAAAATAGTACTGATTATAAAAAAGATACACTAGACGCCTATCGTACTCCGGAACGAGCTCTGGAATATAAGAATTTCCATACCAAAGATTGGTCATGGGGCCGTTTTGTAACATGGCTCGAACATAAAAAAATTGCGCGTGAATTGAGCCGGTATACTTGGACATCTTCCGATCAGCTTTTAGATATCCCTTGCGGCACGGGTATTCTTGGCGAGCTTCTTCACAACTTTCCTTTCAAAATTGTGGCCAGCGATATTTCTCCCGAAATGATGGCGATGGCGAAAGAAGAATATCCTCAAGGCAGATTATTAAGCTGTACCCAGGCCGATATTACCAAAACACCGTTTGCACGCTCTTCATTTGCGTGTGTGGTAACACTGGGTTTTCTTCATCGGGTGCCTTTAGATATTAAACGGGCGGCCTTAAAGGAAATTGCGGCCTTAACAAGCAAACTGGCTATTGTTACGTGTAGTGTAGATACGCCCCTGCAGCGTTTTAAGCATTTTGTTTTGTCCCGGATTAAGCGCAACCATGTGCCGGCTCCATGTCCCATGCCCCTCAATCAAATTGCTGCCGAATGTGAATTGCATGGATTTAAGGTAAAAAGCGCCGCTATGGTTTTGCCTCTGTTATCCGCCGATGCTGTTTTTGTTCTTGAAAAGAAAACATAA